Proteins from one Catenulispora sp. EB89 genomic window:
- a CDS encoding FadR/GntR family transcriptional regulator codes for MVSLTSRDADGGPGSGSYRPGYELAAERILELIAESGLRPGDRMPTENELAAQLGTSRTVVREAVKILSALGRVSAQKGRGLYVADDEGMLGSAGWGGFFLPTDLDHVYMLFEFRRIQETEAARLAATRAIPADLHAIETAADLCREGHVSGRTELFDRGDDDFHLGIAAASHNAFLVASVREARRLQRQSSIIGLHGTLGGHAPEAVAEHTAIFHAIRDGDPDAAARAAAVHIDNTLEDYRREIQRRLFG; via the coding sequence ATGGTGAGCCTGACTTCGCGCGACGCGGACGGCGGTCCGGGCAGTGGTTCCTACCGGCCGGGCTACGAGCTCGCGGCCGAGCGGATCCTGGAGCTCATCGCCGAGTCCGGGCTGCGGCCGGGGGACCGGATGCCGACCGAGAACGAGCTGGCGGCGCAGCTGGGCACCAGCCGGACCGTGGTCCGGGAGGCGGTCAAGATCCTCTCCGCGCTCGGCCGGGTCAGCGCGCAGAAGGGCCGCGGCCTCTACGTCGCCGACGACGAGGGGATGCTGGGCTCGGCCGGCTGGGGCGGCTTCTTCCTGCCGACCGATCTGGACCACGTCTACATGCTCTTCGAGTTCCGCCGGATCCAGGAGACCGAGGCCGCCCGGCTGGCCGCGACCCGGGCCATCCCGGCCGATCTGCACGCCATCGAGACCGCGGCCGACCTGTGCCGCGAGGGCCACGTGAGCGGCCGGACGGAGCTGTTCGACCGCGGCGACGACGACTTCCATCTCGGCATCGCCGCCGCGTCGCACAACGCGTTCCTGGTCGCCTCGGTCCGCGAGGCCCGCCGGCTGCAGCGCCAGTCCAGCATCATCGGGCTGCACGGCACGCTCGGCGGCCACGCGCCGGAGGCGGTCGCCGAGCACACCGCGATCTTCCACGCGATCCGGGACGGCGACCCCGACGCCGCGGCGCGGGCGGCCGCCGTCCACATCGACAACACGCTGGAGGACTACCGCCGCGAGATCCAGCGTCGCCTGTTCGGCTGA
- a CDS encoding arabinofuranosidase catalytic domain-containing protein, whose protein sequence is MRALTFLAAALLLVAGVVATGMANATPARAATTAPCDIYASGGTPCVAAHSTTRALYGAYNGSLYQVRRSSDNATTNIGVLSAGGFANAAAQDSFCANTTCVITVIYDQSGRGNNLTQALGGGAAPGADNLAVANADPVSLSGHEAYGVYIPAGTGYRDDSTNGIATGDNPEGEYAIFDGTHYNGGCCFDYGNAETNNNDDGNGTMEAIYFGNIRVWGYGSGNGPWIMADMENGLYSGQNAGFNANDPSISDRFTTAIIKGGANQWAIRGGNAQSGSLSTFYSGPRPNVYGYNPMRKQGAIILGTGGDNSRGSDGTFYEGVMTSGYPSDATENAVQANIVAAGYSTGGTTPPPNGSPLHAVGAGKCLDVPNATTTGGTQVQIYDCNGQSNQSFTHTSTGAITVTDAGTTDCLDANNKGTTNGTKVIIWPCNGQNNQQWNLNSNGTITGAQSGLCLDVSGASTADGALVQLWTCNGQSNQQWTLG, encoded by the coding sequence ATGCGAGCGCTAACATTCCTCGCGGCAGCGCTCCTGCTCGTGGCCGGCGTCGTGGCGACCGGGATGGCCAACGCCACTCCGGCGCGCGCGGCGACCACGGCGCCCTGCGACATCTACGCCTCCGGCGGCACTCCCTGTGTGGCCGCGCACAGCACCACGCGTGCGCTGTACGGCGCCTACAACGGCTCGCTGTACCAGGTGCGCCGCTCCTCGGACAACGCCACGACGAACATCGGCGTGCTGAGCGCCGGCGGCTTCGCGAACGCCGCCGCGCAGGACTCCTTCTGCGCCAACACGACCTGCGTGATCACGGTCATCTACGACCAGTCCGGGCGGGGCAACAACCTGACCCAGGCGCTCGGCGGCGGGGCCGCGCCCGGCGCGGACAACCTGGCCGTCGCCAACGCCGACCCGGTCTCCCTGAGCGGGCACGAAGCCTATGGCGTGTACATACCCGCCGGTACCGGTTACCGGGATGACTCCACCAACGGCATCGCCACCGGCGACAACCCCGAGGGCGAGTACGCGATCTTCGACGGCACGCACTACAACGGCGGCTGCTGCTTCGACTACGGCAACGCCGAGACCAACAACAACGACGACGGCAACGGCACCATGGAAGCCATCTACTTCGGGAACATCCGGGTCTGGGGCTACGGCTCCGGAAACGGCCCCTGGATCATGGCCGACATGGAAAACGGCCTGTACTCCGGCCAGAACGCCGGCTTCAACGCCAACGACCCGAGCATCAGCGACCGGTTCACCACCGCCATCATCAAGGGCGGCGCGAACCAGTGGGCGATCCGTGGCGGTAACGCGCAGTCCGGCAGCCTGTCCACGTTCTACTCAGGCCCCCGCCCCAACGTCTACGGCTACAACCCGATGCGCAAGCAAGGCGCCATCATCCTGGGCACCGGAGGCGACAACAGCCGCGGCTCCGACGGCACCTTCTACGAAGGCGTCATGACCTCCGGCTATCCGTCGGACGCCACGGAGAACGCCGTCCAGGCCAACATCGTCGCAGCGGGCTACTCCACCGGCGGCACCACTCCTCCGCCGAACGGCAGTCCGTTGCACGCGGTCGGCGCGGGCAAGTGCCTGGACGTGCCGAACGCCACCACCACCGGCGGCACGCAGGTGCAGATCTACGACTGCAACGGCCAGAGCAACCAGAGCTTCACGCACACCTCGACCGGTGCGATCACCGTCACCGACGCGGGGACCACTGACTGCCTGGACGCCAACAACAAGGGCACGACCAACGGCACCAAGGTGATCATCTGGCCCTGCAACGGCCAGAACAATCAGCAGTGGAACCTGAACTCCAACGGCACCATCACCGGAGCGCAGTCAGGACTCTGCCTCGATGTCAGCGGTGCCTCCACCGCCGACGGAGCCCTGGTCCAGCTGTGGACCTGCAACGGCCAGAGCAACCAGCAATGGACCCTCGGCTAG
- a CDS encoding lectin encodes MIHKAIPARRGLARGLAVAAAAVLAVPVAAALTAQPAAAASSLRSLAEAQNRYFGTALTDGDLNAGGETAVAGAQFDMVTPGNEMKWDTTEPSNGSYNFGPGDQIVSWAQSHNARVRGHNLVWHSQLPGWVSSLPSNQVQGVMESHITTEATHYKGQVYSWDVVNEPFNEDGSLRQDVFYNAMGSNYIADAIRTAHAADPNAKLYLNDYNIEGEGAKSDGMYNLAKSLLAQGVPLNGIGFESHFIVGQVPASMLANMQRFAALGLDVAVTELDDRIQLPASSANLQQQANDYSTVVKDCLAVSRCVGVSQWGVDDAHSWIPGTFPGYGAATMYDQNDQPKPAYNATAAALGGGTTPPPPNGSALHAVGAGKCLDVPNATTTGGTQVQIYDCNGQSNQSFTHNSSGELTVTDSGTTDCLDANSKGTTNGTKVIIWPCNGQTNQQWNLNSNGTITGAQSGLCLDVSGASTADGALVQLWTCNGQSNQQWTLS; translated from the coding sequence ATGATCCACAAAGCAATCCCGGCACGTCGTGGTCTTGCCCGCGGCCTCGCCGTGGCGGCCGCGGCCGTCCTGGCGGTCCCCGTCGCGGCGGCCCTCACAGCCCAGCCGGCCGCCGCGGCGTCATCGCTGCGCAGCCTGGCCGAAGCGCAGAACCGGTATTTCGGCACCGCCCTGACCGACGGCGACCTGAACGCCGGCGGCGAGACCGCCGTCGCCGGGGCCCAGTTCGACATGGTGACCCCGGGCAACGAGATGAAGTGGGACACCACCGAGCCGTCGAACGGCTCCTACAACTTCGGGCCCGGCGACCAGATCGTCTCCTGGGCCCAGAGCCACAACGCCCGGGTCCGCGGGCACAACCTGGTGTGGCACAGCCAGCTGCCCGGGTGGGTCAGCAGCCTGCCCTCGAACCAGGTCCAGGGCGTCATGGAATCGCACATCACCACCGAGGCCACGCACTACAAGGGCCAGGTGTATTCCTGGGACGTCGTCAACGAGCCCTTCAACGAGGACGGCAGCCTCCGCCAGGACGTCTTCTACAACGCCATGGGGTCGAACTACATCGCCGACGCCATCCGCACCGCGCACGCCGCCGATCCCAACGCCAAGCTCTACCTCAACGACTACAACATCGAGGGCGAGGGCGCCAAGAGCGACGGCATGTACAACCTGGCGAAGTCGCTGCTGGCCCAGGGCGTGCCGCTGAACGGCATCGGCTTCGAGAGCCACTTCATCGTCGGGCAGGTGCCCGCCAGCATGCTGGCGAACATGCAGCGCTTCGCCGCGCTCGGCCTGGACGTCGCGGTGACCGAGCTCGACGACCGCATCCAGCTCCCGGCCAGCTCGGCGAACCTCCAACAGCAGGCCAACGACTACTCGACCGTGGTCAAGGACTGCCTCGCCGTCAGCCGCTGCGTCGGCGTCTCGCAGTGGGGTGTGGACGACGCACACTCCTGGATCCCGGGTACCTTCCCCGGCTACGGCGCGGCCACCATGTACGACCAGAACGACCAGCCCAAGCCCGCCTACAACGCCACGGCGGCTGCCCTGGGCGGCGGCACCACCCCTCCGCCGCCGAACGGCTCCGCGCTGCACGCGGTCGGCGCCGGGAAGTGTCTGGACGTGCCGAACGCCACGACCACCGGTGGCACGCAGGTGCAGATCTACGACTGCAACGGCCAGAGCAACCAGAGCTTCACGCACAACTCCAGCGGCGAGCTGACCGTCACCGACTCCGGCACGACTGACTGCCTCGATGCGAACAGCAAGGGCACGACCAACGGCACCAAGGTCATCATCTGGCCCTGCAACGGCCAGACCAACCAGCAGTGGAACCTGAACTCCAACGGCACCATCACCGGAGCGCAGTCAGGACTCTGCCTCGATGTGAGCGGTGCCTCCACCGCCGACGGAGCCCTGGTCCAGCTGTGGACCTGCAACGGCCAGAGCAACCAGCAATGGACCCTCAGCTAG
- a CDS encoding RICIN domain-containing protein gives MRVRTSMRRIAMAAAMVVALAVPSFSAARGQAAAGEALSVNLAAPTGAATGVGEGFLYGLTVDGTQPADQYLQPLGVTAHRGGGWYSGGWIKDGYKYGSASQADVASIIDQARRLTQPPYHAQYQVLVTDMYGLNGGQPSNTTYPCDNGDCSNWVSFIDSTVGALQASGVKFAYDIDNEPDISVFWTRGVNSAQYFQMWDTAYREIRRIAPGAQIVGPSFAYTPQSRLSQWQTWLAHVKAAGTVPDMITNHDEGDVDDPVTVSQSLNSAISAAGLSPIPLSANEYQPSDRQTAGVTAWYLARFAQSGYTNAMRGNWQCCISPNLTGVIDPNASGGAAYTGNWWAMRAYADMTGSLVSTSGQVGSTAISAAEDSARRRAVAVVGDSNGYTGSASVTFNGLSSVPWLANNGTVEAVVYRIPDQSALTAPQVVSDQVVGVSGGSVTLPVTFQASHDAFAVYLLPGFAQGFSSSVVNQGDSLCMENPGFTTVASAQLDQGSCGAGADQQFQFVPTAAGSSTYFIRPMTPGDCVEVGTVVTQGPCTYGTDEQFALHAVGTGVYQVVAQNSGQCVAPNGGSTAGGAGLVQTACTAAGSDEWKIGQGQTTGFPSGYHQLVVGNDSLCLDVYGATGAAGAAIDQWTCNGQTNQQFQFVPVSGGYGELQAQNSGDDVAVSGGSIIAGQPDIVQQVPNGAASSLWLPVQQSDGGYSFRNQGSGLCLDVYGAGSNLGQQLDQWQCKNTSGGNQDFTVR, from the coding sequence ATGAGAGTTCGAACAAGCATGAGGCGGATCGCGATGGCGGCCGCGATGGTGGTGGCGCTGGCGGTCCCGTCGTTCTCGGCGGCGCGCGGGCAGGCCGCGGCGGGTGAGGCGCTGAGCGTGAACCTCGCGGCCCCGACCGGCGCGGCCACCGGCGTGGGGGAGGGCTTCCTCTACGGCCTGACCGTCGACGGCACGCAACCGGCCGACCAGTACCTGCAGCCGCTCGGCGTCACGGCGCACCGGGGCGGCGGCTGGTACTCGGGCGGCTGGATCAAGGACGGCTACAAGTACGGCTCCGCCAGCCAGGCCGACGTCGCCTCGATCATCGACCAGGCGCGCCGGCTCACCCAGCCTCCGTACCACGCGCAGTACCAGGTGCTGGTCACGGACATGTACGGCCTGAACGGCGGCCAGCCCTCGAACACGACCTACCCGTGTGACAACGGCGACTGTTCGAACTGGGTCTCGTTCATCGACTCGACGGTCGGGGCGTTGCAGGCCTCCGGTGTGAAATTCGCCTACGACATCGACAACGAGCCGGACATCTCGGTCTTCTGGACGCGCGGCGTGAACAGCGCGCAGTACTTCCAGATGTGGGACACGGCCTACCGGGAGATCCGGCGGATCGCCCCCGGCGCACAGATCGTCGGACCGTCGTTCGCGTACACCCCGCAGAGCCGGCTGAGCCAGTGGCAGACCTGGCTGGCGCACGTGAAGGCGGCCGGGACCGTGCCGGACATGATCACCAACCACGACGAGGGGGACGTGGACGACCCGGTCACGGTCTCCCAGTCCCTGAACAGCGCGATCTCGGCGGCCGGACTCAGCCCGATCCCGTTGTCGGCCAACGAATACCAGCCTTCCGACCGGCAGACGGCCGGAGTGACCGCCTGGTACCTGGCGCGGTTCGCGCAGTCCGGCTACACCAACGCGATGCGCGGCAACTGGCAGTGCTGCATCTCGCCGAACCTGACCGGCGTGATCGATCCGAACGCGAGCGGCGGCGCGGCCTACACCGGCAACTGGTGGGCCATGCGGGCCTACGCGGATATGACCGGTTCCCTGGTCTCCACCTCCGGTCAGGTCGGATCCACGGCGATCTCGGCGGCGGAGGACAGCGCCCGTCGGCGTGCGGTGGCGGTCGTCGGGGATTCGAACGGCTACACCGGTTCGGCGTCGGTGACGTTCAACGGGCTGTCGTCCGTGCCCTGGCTGGCGAACAACGGCACGGTCGAAGCCGTCGTCTACCGGATCCCGGACCAGTCCGCGCTCACCGCGCCGCAGGTGGTGTCGGATCAGGTGGTCGGCGTCTCCGGCGGATCGGTGACGCTGCCCGTCACCTTCCAGGCCTCGCACGACGCGTTCGCGGTCTACCTGCTGCCCGGCTTCGCGCAAGGGTTCAGCAGCAGCGTGGTCAACCAGGGCGACAGCCTGTGCATGGAGAACCCCGGCTTCACCACCGTGGCCTCTGCGCAGCTCGATCAGGGCTCGTGCGGGGCGGGGGCCGACCAGCAGTTCCAGTTCGTCCCGACGGCGGCCGGAAGCAGCACGTACTTCATCCGTCCGATGACGCCCGGCGACTGTGTGGAGGTGGGGACGGTGGTGACTCAGGGCCCGTGTACCTACGGCACCGACGAACAGTTCGCGCTGCACGCGGTGGGAACCGGCGTCTACCAGGTGGTGGCACAGAATTCGGGGCAGTGTGTAGCTCCGAACGGAGGGAGCACCGCCGGCGGCGCGGGGCTCGTCCAGACCGCCTGCACGGCCGCCGGCTCCGACGAGTGGAAGATCGGGCAGGGCCAGACGACCGGGTTCCCGAGCGGCTACCACCAGCTGGTCGTCGGAAACGACAGCCTGTGCCTGGACGTCTACGGCGCCACCGGCGCCGCCGGAGCCGCGATCGACCAGTGGACCTGCAACGGCCAGACCAACCAGCAGTTCCAGTTCGTGCCGGTGTCCGGCGGCTACGGCGAGCTTCAGGCTCAGAACTCCGGCGACGACGTGGCGGTCTCCGGCGGCTCCATCATCGCCGGCCAGCCGGACATCGTGCAGCAGGTGCCGAACGGCGCGGCGAGCAGCCTGTGGCTCCCCGTGCAGCAGTCGGACGGCGGCTATTCGTTCCGGAACCAGGGCAGCGGCCTGTGTCTGGACGTCTACGGCGCCGGCAGCAACCTGGGCCAGCAGCTCGACCAGTGGCAGTGCAAGAACACCTCCGGAGGCAACCAGGACTTCACGGTCCGTTGA
- a CDS encoding LacI family DNA-binding transcriptional regulator — translation MNIGEIARRSGVARSTVSYALSGKRPVSEETRRRIQAVIDELDYRPSATARALKEGRTRTVGLVIPPAGARLTSMQLGFVASVVEAAALVDLDVLLSPSGGDHDGSFERLVGGRRVDGVILMEIRLDDPRVGRLAQTEMPFVTIGRTAEPDGTWWVDEDYATLVGECVDHLVDLGHRHLALVNRPARMVAAGYGPGRRAQEGFAAAVERREVNGSEFCCEDDVAGGERCVAEILATRPATTAIVTVNEAALPGVQRGLERAGHEIPRTFSIAGVAADQWAEEFHPPLTAADVPSMEMGAVAMDLLTERIADPDAPARHRLFVPPISLRASTGPAPRPSARPAFLRPTAPSRVRGTGGD, via the coding sequence ATGAACATCGGAGAGATAGCGCGCCGCTCGGGGGTGGCGCGCAGCACGGTGTCGTACGCGCTCAGCGGCAAACGGCCGGTCTCGGAGGAGACCCGGCGGCGCATCCAGGCGGTGATCGACGAGCTGGACTACCGCCCCAGCGCCACGGCCCGCGCGTTGAAGGAGGGCCGGACCCGCACGGTCGGTCTGGTGATCCCGCCGGCCGGCGCGCGGCTGACGTCGATGCAGCTGGGCTTCGTGGCCAGCGTCGTGGAGGCCGCGGCGCTGGTCGACCTCGACGTGCTGCTCTCGCCGTCCGGCGGCGACCACGACGGCTCCTTCGAGCGGCTGGTCGGCGGGCGCCGGGTGGACGGCGTGATCCTGATGGAAATCCGGCTGGACGATCCGCGAGTCGGCCGCCTGGCGCAGACCGAGATGCCGTTCGTGACCATCGGCCGCACCGCCGAACCGGACGGGACGTGGTGGGTCGACGAGGACTACGCGACGCTGGTCGGCGAGTGCGTCGACCACCTCGTCGACCTCGGCCACCGGCACCTCGCGCTGGTCAACCGGCCGGCCCGGATGGTGGCCGCCGGCTACGGCCCCGGGCGGCGGGCCCAGGAGGGGTTCGCCGCGGCGGTGGAGCGGCGCGAGGTGAACGGATCAGAGTTCTGCTGCGAGGACGACGTCGCCGGGGGCGAGCGCTGCGTGGCGGAGATCCTGGCCACCCGCCCCGCGACGACCGCGATCGTCACCGTCAACGAGGCGGCGCTGCCGGGCGTCCAGCGCGGGCTGGAGCGGGCCGGCCACGAGATCCCGAGGACGTTCTCCATCGCCGGGGTCGCGGCGGATCAGTGGGCTGAGGAGTTCCACCCGCCGCTGACCGCCGCCGACGTGCCGTCGATGGAGATGGGCGCCGTCGCGATGGATCTGCTGACCGAGCGCATCGCCGACCCGGACGCCCCCGCGCGGCACCGGCTGTTCGTGCCGCCGATCTCGCTGCGGGCCAGCACCGGGCCCGCCCCGCGGCCGTCGGCGCGGCCGGCGTTCCTGCGGCCGACCGCGCCGAGCCGGGTCAGGGGAACAGGCGGGGATTGA
- a CDS encoding glycoside hydrolase family 6 protein, whose product MLSRTGKLLLAAGLTVSAAALGPAAAASGAASPAAAAVAAPAASTASTASTASTASTASTASTASTGHTLPPDTRFAVTPDNEAERQALSDLRQGDFTDAAAMAKLASWPEATWFTGGTPDQVRSQVRAAVRTAAAERAVPVLVAYDIPLRDCGQYSSGGAASDAAYQQWISAFAQGVGSSRAVVVVEPDALANLPSDCGATTDPTGTLTAGRIADINYAVTALEAKPQTVVYLDAGNSQWHSVGDMAHRLIQAGVGQAQGFFLNVSNYQPTDQTDHYGTWVSQCLWFATDGPAWAAGHTDYCASQYYSSAAPNDGKPGDAVSPTDPSTWHWTDAWYAQNVGTPPPAQLTHFVVDTSRNGQGAWTPTPGKYTGDPQVWCNPPGRGIGAEPTAATGVALVDAYLYIKTIGESDGSCTRGTAGPGDPEYGGAVDPAAGAWWPAQALTLAENAVPALTFNPRLFP is encoded by the coding sequence ATGCTGTCCAGAACCGGGAAACTCCTGCTCGCCGCAGGTCTCACCGTATCGGCCGCGGCCCTGGGCCCGGCTGCCGCCGCCTCGGGCGCGGCGAGCCCGGCCGCGGCGGCGGTGGCGGCGCCCGCCGCGAGCACCGCGAGCACCGCGAGCACCGCGAGCACCGCGAGCACCGCGAGCACCGCGAGCACCGCGAGCACCGGCCACACGCTGCCGCCGGACACCCGCTTCGCGGTCACGCCCGACAACGAGGCCGAGCGCCAGGCCCTCAGCGACCTGCGGCAGGGCGACTTCACCGACGCCGCGGCCATGGCGAAGCTGGCCAGCTGGCCGGAGGCGACCTGGTTCACCGGCGGCACCCCGGACCAGGTCCGCAGCCAGGTCCGGGCGGCTGTCCGGACCGCCGCGGCCGAGCGCGCCGTCCCGGTGCTGGTCGCCTACGACATCCCGCTGCGCGACTGCGGCCAGTACTCCTCCGGTGGCGCGGCCTCCGACGCCGCCTACCAGCAGTGGATATCAGCGTTCGCCCAAGGCGTCGGCTCCAGCCGGGCCGTGGTGGTCGTCGAGCCCGACGCGCTGGCGAACCTGCCCTCGGACTGCGGCGCCACCACCGACCCGACCGGCACTCTGACCGCCGGGCGCATCGCCGACATCAACTACGCCGTGACCGCGCTCGAAGCCAAGCCGCAGACGGTCGTCTACCTGGACGCCGGCAACAGCCAGTGGCACTCCGTCGGGGACATGGCGCACCGCCTGATCCAGGCCGGCGTCGGGCAGGCCCAGGGCTTCTTCCTGAACGTGTCCAACTACCAGCCCACCGACCAGACCGACCACTACGGCACCTGGGTCTCCCAGTGCCTGTGGTTCGCCACCGACGGCCCGGCCTGGGCCGCCGGCCACACCGACTACTGCGCCAGCCAGTACTACTCCTCGGCCGCGCCGAACGACGGCAAGCCCGGCGACGCGGTGTCCCCGACCGATCCGAGCACCTGGCACTGGACCGACGCCTGGTACGCCCAGAACGTCGGCACGCCGCCGCCGGCGCAGCTGACCCACTTCGTCGTGGACACCAGCCGCAACGGCCAGGGCGCCTGGACCCCGACGCCGGGCAAGTACACCGGCGACCCGCAGGTCTGGTGCAACCCGCCGGGCCGCGGCATCGGCGCCGAACCCACCGCCGCCACCGGCGTCGCGCTGGTCGACGCCTACCTCTACATCAAGACCATCGGCGAGTCTGACGGCAGCTGCACCCGCGGCACCGCAGGGCCCGGCGACCCCGAATACGGCGGCGCCGTGGACCCGGCGGCCGGCGCCTGGTGGCCCGCGCAGGCGCTCACCCTCGCCGAGAACGCGGTCCCGGCGCTGACGTTCAATCCCCGCCTGTTCCCCTGA
- a CDS encoding FadR/GntR family transcriptional regulator has translation MSLSDKAISRIRELIVSGELPPGSRLPPEQQLASELGLSRNLTREAVKALVVARVLEIRRGDGTYVTSLEPAVLLEGLGAAFELLQGDTQLELAEVRRLFEPVATGVAAGRITAAELGEVASHLAAMRAAKDDVELLNQHDAAFHRAVFSATGNQTLASLLEGISSRTVQARVWRGMVDDAVADRTIAEHQAIYDALVAGDAALAQAAALMHISATEKWFHDHLFEHRDGDEV, from the coding sequence ATGTCCCTGTCCGACAAAGCGATCAGCCGCATCCGGGAGCTCATCGTGTCCGGGGAGCTGCCGCCCGGGTCGCGGCTGCCTCCGGAGCAGCAGCTGGCCTCGGAACTGGGTCTGTCCCGGAACCTGACGCGCGAGGCGGTCAAGGCGCTGGTGGTCGCGCGGGTGTTGGAGATCCGGCGCGGTGATGGGACGTATGTGACCAGCCTGGAGCCGGCGGTCCTGCTCGAAGGGCTCGGCGCCGCCTTCGAGCTGCTGCAGGGCGACACCCAGCTGGAGCTGGCCGAGGTGCGCAGGCTCTTCGAGCCGGTCGCCACCGGCGTGGCTGCCGGGCGGATCACCGCTGCGGAGCTCGGGGAGGTGGCGAGCCATCTGGCGGCGATGCGCGCGGCCAAGGACGACGTGGAACTGCTGAACCAGCACGACGCCGCGTTCCACCGCGCCGTGTTCTCCGCGACCGGCAACCAGACCTTGGCCTCCCTGCTGGAGGGCATCTCCAGCCGTACCGTGCAGGCCCGGGTCTGGCGCGGCATGGTCGACGACGCCGTTGCCGACCGCACCATCGCCGAGCACCAGGCCATCTACGACGCCCTCGTCGCCGGAGACGCGGCGCTGGCCCAGGCCGCGGCGCTCATGCACATCAGCGCGACGGAGAAGTGGTTCCACGACCATCTCTTCGAGCACCGGGACGGGGACGAGGTGTGA
- the larA gene encoding nickel-dependent lactate racemase, which translates to MRIRLAYGESGLDIDVDPALTTVVEPVHHEAAADQTAVLLAALRDPVAGPPLRERVHRGQTVAISACDGTRPQPRHLMIPAILAELDGVVRLEDVVILVATGTHRGNSDAELRRMFGDEVVDGVRIVNHDARDPGQLAWMGTFGAGVPVWLNREWTEADVRITTGFVEPHFFAGFSGGPKLVAPGLAALETVLVLHDASRIGDPRATWGVVHGNPVHDDVRAIAEATGVTFAFDVVLNREQDIVAAFGGDLPAMHAAATALARRTAMRAVEAPFDVVVTTNSGFPLDQNLYQAVKGMSAAYQVVKPGGTIVCAAECRDGFPDHGSYREVLASAASPRALLDAISARPETVPDQWQVQIQARIQSGSRVVMHTSHLSDAELATAHLEQTADISATVAEALARAGAGARLCVLPEGPQTIPYLAGTAS; encoded by the coding sequence ATGAGAATCCGGCTCGCGTACGGCGAATCAGGCCTCGACATCGATGTGGATCCGGCGCTCACCACCGTCGTCGAACCCGTCCACCACGAGGCGGCGGCGGATCAGACGGCTGTGCTGCTGGCCGCGTTGCGCGATCCGGTCGCCGGGCCGCCGTTGCGCGAGCGCGTGCATCGCGGCCAGACCGTCGCGATCTCGGCCTGCGACGGCACCCGCCCGCAGCCCCGCCACCTCATGATCCCGGCGATCCTCGCCGAACTGGACGGCGTGGTGCGGCTCGAAGACGTGGTGATCCTGGTCGCCACCGGCACGCACCGCGGCAACAGCGACGCCGAGCTGCGCCGGATGTTCGGCGACGAGGTCGTGGACGGCGTCCGGATCGTCAACCACGACGCCCGCGATCCGGGGCAACTGGCCTGGATGGGGACCTTCGGCGCCGGCGTCCCGGTGTGGCTGAACCGGGAATGGACCGAGGCCGACGTCCGGATCACCACCGGCTTCGTCGAACCGCACTTCTTCGCCGGGTTCTCCGGCGGGCCCAAACTGGTCGCCCCGGGGCTGGCCGCGCTGGAGACCGTCCTGGTCCTGCACGACGCCTCCCGCATCGGCGACCCCCGCGCCACCTGGGGCGTCGTCCACGGTAACCCGGTGCACGACGATGTGCGCGCGATCGCCGAGGCCACCGGCGTCACCTTCGCCTTCGACGTGGTCCTCAATCGCGAGCAGGACATCGTCGCGGCCTTCGGCGGCGACCTGCCGGCCATGCACGCCGCCGCCACCGCGCTCGCGCGCCGGACCGCGATGCGCGCGGTCGAGGCGCCGTTCGACGTCGTGGTCACCACCAACTCCGGCTTCCCGCTGGACCAGAACCTCTATCAGGCCGTGAAAGGCATGTCCGCGGCGTACCAGGTGGTGAAGCCCGGCGGGACGATCGTCTGCGCCGCCGAATGCCGCGACGGCTTCCCCGACCACGGCTCCTACCGCGAGGTCCTGGCCTCGGCGGCGTCGCCGCGCGCGCTGCTCGACGCCATCAGCGCCCGGCCCGAGACCGTGCCCGACCAGTGGCAGGTGCAGATCCAGGCGCGCATCCAGTCCGGGAGCCGCGTCGTGATGCACACATCCCATCTCAGCGACGCCGAGCTCGCGACGGCGCATCTGGAACAGACCGCTGATATATCCGCGACCGTCGCCGAAGCGCTGGCGCGCGCCGGAGCCGGTGCGCGGTTGTGCGTGCTGCCGGAGGGCCCGCAGACCATCCCCTACCTCGCGGGCACGGCGTCGTGA